A stretch of Microcoleus sp. FACHB-68 DNA encodes these proteins:
- a CDS encoding L,D-transpeptidase codes for MNSTNNSSWWRRSGTFWAGASLIVSTFCAWSAPFLAEPAFADAEHNKIANAILNLQESSQRWIEIDLAKQRLVAWEGDKSVYAIVISTGKDGTPTPTGTFAVQTKHRVARMQGDDYDVPDVPFTMYYYGGYAIHGAYWHNKFGTPVSHGCTNVAVNHAEWLFNWADVGTPIIVHK; via the coding sequence ATGAATAGCACAAACAACTCTTCTTGGTGGCGTCGATCAGGCACATTCTGGGCCGGTGCCTCGCTAATTGTTTCTACCTTTTGTGCTTGGTCAGCTCCTTTTTTAGCAGAGCCTGCCTTTGCAGATGCTGAGCATAATAAAATTGCGAACGCTATTTTAAATCTCCAAGAATCTAGTCAGCGCTGGATTGAAATTGACTTAGCAAAGCAGCGGTTAGTTGCCTGGGAAGGTGATAAAAGCGTCTACGCCATCGTCATTTCCACCGGCAAAGACGGAACCCCCACTCCTACCGGCACGTTTGCCGTTCAAACCAAGCATCGGGTTGCCAGAATGCAAGGGGACGACTATGACGTTCCTGATGTGCCTTTCACCATGTATTATTATGGCGGTTACGCAATTCACGGCGCGTACTGGCATAACAAGTTTGGCACTCCCGTCAGTCATGGTTGCACCAACGTTGCAGTTAATCATGCAGAATGGTTATTTAACTGGGCAGATGTGGGAACGCCGATTATTGTGCACAAATAA
- a CDS encoding Hsp70 family protein, whose translation MTIAIDFGTSNTVIARWNPATQQAETLKLPALSVQLAQNPPLIPSLVYVENAAHGEIVAGQAVRDKGLDLKNDPRFFRSFKRGIGTDIQGFLPELDGKIVTFEQVGEWFLSQIIDQMKMIWPDVGESLVLTVPVDSFEAYRHWLGNVCQRLPVEVVRMLDEPTAAALGYGLADRQLLLVVDFGGGTLDLSLVRLDAGASAGSSKKPLGFILKWGEKTLAESSAQKVKTARVLAKAGLNLGGTDIDNWLVDYFVANQGLTKAPLTTRLAERLKIQLSLQRQASEVYFDDKTLESYELQLDRAGFEEILKEHEFFENLDEAMTQVLQQARRQGIEVSDIDAVLLVGGTVQIPSVQTWVQQYFDADKIRCEKPFEAIATGALQLTQGIEIKDFLYHSYGIRYWNRRENCHSWHPLIQAGQSYPMSDSVELVLGASVENQPSIELIIGELGAQTGGTEVYFDGDRLVTRNLASGQTAVQPLNDKEGARSIAKLTPPGFPGSDRVRVQFQVDDRRFLKITVEDLLTNQTLLEDKPVVQLS comes from the coding sequence ATGACTATCGCTATTGATTTTGGCACGAGCAACACCGTCATCGCTCGCTGGAACCCAGCCACCCAGCAGGCAGAAACACTGAAACTGCCGGCTCTCTCCGTGCAGTTGGCACAGAATCCTCCTTTAATTCCGAGTTTGGTGTATGTTGAAAATGCCGCGCATGGTGAGATCGTTGCCGGTCAGGCAGTGCGCGACAAGGGACTTGACCTCAAAAACGATCCCCGCTTTTTCCGCAGCTTTAAGCGGGGAATTGGCACCGATATTCAAGGATTTCTCCCCGAACTCGATGGCAAAATTGTCACGTTTGAGCAAGTTGGAGAGTGGTTTTTAAGCCAAATTATCGACCAAATGAAAATGATTTGGCCCGATGTCGGTGAATCCCTAGTATTAACCGTGCCGGTGGACAGCTTTGAAGCTTACCGGCATTGGCTGGGTAACGTCTGTCAAAGACTGCCGGTGGAGGTGGTGCGGATGCTAGATGAACCCACCGCCGCCGCTTTAGGCTACGGACTGGCAGACCGGCAGCTTTTGCTGGTGGTAGACTTCGGGGGTGGAACCTTGGATCTGTCGCTGGTGCGCTTAGATGCCGGCGCTAGTGCCGGTTCCAGCAAAAAACCGCTTGGTTTCATTCTCAAATGGGGTGAAAAAACCCTGGCTGAATCTTCCGCACAAAAGGTAAAAACTGCCCGCGTTTTGGCAAAAGCCGGCCTTAATTTAGGCGGAACTGATATTGACAACTGGCTCGTTGATTACTTCGTCGCCAATCAAGGTTTAACGAAAGCTCCCTTAACCACTCGCTTAGCCGAACGCTTAAAAATTCAACTTTCTTTGCAGCGACAGGCGAGTGAAGTTTATTTCGATGATAAAACTTTAGAAAGTTACGAATTGCAACTAGATCGCGCCGGCTTTGAGGAAATTCTTAAAGAACACGAGTTTTTTGAAAATCTTGATGAAGCGATGACTCAAGTTTTGCAACAAGCACGGCGACAAGGCATCGAAGTTTCAGATATTGATGCAGTTTTATTAGTCGGCGGCACTGTTCAAATTCCATCGGTTCAAACTTGGGTGCAGCAATATTTTGATGCTGATAAAATTCGTTGTGAAAAACCATTTGAAGCAATCGCAACCGGCGCTTTGCAACTCACTCAGGGCATAGAAATCAAAGATTTTCTCTACCACAGTTACGGCATTCGCTACTGGAACCGGCGCGAAAACTGCCACAGTTGGCATCCATTAATTCAAGCCGGCCAGTCTTACCCCATGAGCGACTCGGTAGAATTAGTCTTAGGTGCTTCTGTGGAAAATCAACCGAGCATTGAATTAATTATTGGCGAATTAGGCGCACAAACCGGCGGCACAGAAGTGTATTTCGACGGGGATCGTTTAGTCACGCGCAATTTAGCAAGTGGTCAAACTGCAGTGCAACCCCTCAACGATAAAGAAGGCGCACGCAGTATCGCTAAATTGACGCCTCCCGGCTTTCCAGGCAGCGATCGCGTCCGAGTTCAATTCCAAGTTGATGATCGGCGCTTCCTCAAAATTACGGTGGAAGACTTGCTCACCAATCAAACTTTATTGGAAGATAAGCCGGTTGTCCAATTAAGTTAA
- a CDS encoding EI24 domain-containing protein — MSNIIHAPVGFVSGATYPFRALVFLSRTPRLWGYVLVPILVNIVAGIGLYVGLLLPGLNGIDGLVANLDARTDALIAGLPAWLSVLDFLDTGLGWLLRFLLVALLLVAIGFLLVQFGVILGSPWYGQLSEQLELSRTGKLPKAEGGVAAIPRDIGRALMFELNKLLLLIQIGLPLLLLNFLPGFGTAIASVGGIVLAATLVCLDFLDAPLERRRLSFKDKLGIIRRSLPASASFALVCLGLISIPLFNLLAVPLCVTSGTLFFCDQIWPSFNEGLENQE; from the coding sequence ATGTCTAATATAATTCACGCCCCAGTGGGATTTGTATCGGGGGCTACTTATCCGTTTCGAGCGCTTGTCTTCTTAAGTCGCACCCCGCGTCTTTGGGGCTATGTGCTGGTTCCCATTTTAGTCAATATTGTCGCCGGCATTGGTTTGTATGTCGGATTACTTTTGCCAGGATTAAATGGAATTGATGGCTTAGTTGCAAACCTAGATGCCCGTACAGATGCCTTAATTGCCGGCTTACCGGCTTGGTTATCCGTGCTGGATTTTCTAGACACTGGGTTAGGTTGGTTGCTGCGCTTTCTGTTAGTCGCACTCCTACTCGTTGCCATCGGCTTTTTACTGGTGCAATTTGGCGTTATTCTCGGTTCACCTTGGTATGGGCAACTTTCCGAACAGTTGGAATTGTCACGCACAGGTAAGCTGCCGAAAGCAGAGGGCGGAGTGGCTGCCATCCCTCGCGATATTGGGCGGGCGCTAATGTTTGAATTAAATAAATTACTGCTTTTAATTCAGATAGGTTTGCCCTTGTTGCTGCTGAATTTTTTACCGGGATTTGGCACAGCAATTGCAAGTGTCGGCGGCATTGTATTAGCGGCAACACTTGTCTGTTTAGATTTTCTAGATGCGCCTTTAGAACGCAGACGCTTGAGTTTTAAAGATAAGTTGGGAATCATTCGTCGCAGTTTGCCGGCTTCTGCGAGTTTTGCCCTTGTTTGTTTAGGATTAATCAGTATTCCCTTATTCAATCTTTTGGCGGTTCCCCTCTGCGTCACATCGGGAACGCTGTTTTTCTGTGATCAGATTTGGCCGAGTTTTAATGAGGGATTAGAGAATCAAGAGTAA
- a CDS encoding adenylate cyclase, translated as MQSRLRLGLWIAFTSFLTFTGLEVRNYFFKQDQFKFTWVVTQISVELSLLLCFALLRSPLGKKYPGLAFLIFSWSVTLSPQIRGTLSGVLEPSILVWPLMFFGQATLMPVHWRLHLISQLGVFIYCVGTTAALNLQVKMPGSWMTPAVLYLYIFWICFICNLSVYLYERVQRAEFNARQELELAYMELKAEQERSERLLLNVLPESIAIRLKQDHQTIAESFTDVTVLFADIVGFTELSSQISPPELVEFLNQIFSAFDHLAEDHGLEKIKTIGDAYMVVAGLPVPRKDHAHAIANMALDMQQALTQFNARMGQSCRIRIGISSGPVVAGVIGIKKFIYDLWGDTVNMASRMESQGIAGSIQVTRSTYECLKDRYQFEERGIINVKGKGEMTTYFLIAKK; from the coding sequence ATGCAAAGCCGGCTGCGTCTGGGATTGTGGATTGCCTTCACCTCTTTCTTGACATTTACCGGCCTTGAGGTAAGAAATTATTTCTTTAAACAAGACCAGTTTAAGTTTACTTGGGTGGTGACGCAAATTAGTGTTGAATTGAGTCTGCTGCTATGTTTCGCATTGCTGCGATCACCACTGGGTAAAAAGTATCCAGGTTTAGCGTTCCTAATTTTCTCTTGGTCTGTCACACTTAGCCCACAAATTAGAGGGACATTGAGCGGGGTTTTAGAGCCTTCTATTCTTGTGTGGCCTTTAATGTTTTTTGGTCAAGCAACGCTGATGCCGGTACATTGGCGTTTGCACTTGATCTCTCAATTAGGAGTATTTATTTACTGTGTTGGCACCACAGCAGCGCTGAATTTACAGGTCAAAATGCCGGGATCTTGGATGACGCCGGCAGTCTTATATTTGTATATTTTTTGGATCTGTTTTATTTGCAATCTTTCAGTATATTTATATGAGCGCGTCCAGCGAGCAGAATTTAACGCTCGCCAAGAATTAGAACTTGCATACATGGAACTGAAAGCAGAACAGGAACGCTCAGAACGTCTGTTGCTTAATGTTTTGCCAGAGTCTATTGCCATTCGGTTGAAGCAAGATCACCAAACGATTGCCGAAAGTTTTACAGATGTCACAGTTTTATTTGCAGATATCGTGGGTTTTACAGAGCTTTCCTCACAAATTTCACCCCCCGAATTAGTGGAGTTCCTTAACCAAATCTTTTCGGCATTTGACCACCTAGCGGAGGATCATGGGTTAGAGAAAATTAAAACCATTGGGGACGCTTACATGGTTGTTGCCGGCCTGCCGGTGCCTCGAAAAGATCATGCCCACGCGATTGCTAATATGGCCCTAGATATGCAACAAGCATTAACCCAATTTAACGCTCGGATGGGGCAATCCTGTCGAATTCGTATTGGCATTAGCAGCGGCCCTGTGGTTGCGGGGGTAATTGGGATCAAAAAGTTTATTTATGACTTGTGGGGAGATACGGTAAACATGGCAAGTCGTATGGAATCTCAAGGAATTGCCGGCAGCATTCAAGTCACCCGCTCGACTTACGAATGTTTGAAAGATCGGTATCAGTTTGAAGAGCGGGGAATCATCAATGTTAAAGGTAAAGGCGAGATGACGACTTATTTTCTCATTGCAAAAAAATGA
- the speE gene encoding polyamine aminopropyltransferase, producing MAGSELRADIWISEYITPWDIYVHGVTRVLAYKKTDFQEMYVVETGAYGKGLVLDGKWQSCTGDEFLYHEPLVHPAMIFQGEPKKVLVLGGGEGATVREVLRWKSVEKVAMIDIDGEVVEACRQHLPEMHQNAFDDPRTEVVIGDALHFLDTTDEQWDVVISDLSDPIESGPSFQLFTKEYFEKVQRVLSPTGFFVVQAGPVSPSEMKLHARIVRTLNSVFPNVKSYTSYIPTYGSPWGFALASASPINTRPEPVKIDEILAEHTTGGLRMFDGTTLLGILQVPAHLRRAIESETQVYTMAEPPKFFGKGSVSKGENA from the coding sequence ATGGCCGGCAGTGAGCTTCGTGCCGATATTTGGATCAGCGAGTACATTACGCCTTGGGACATTTATGTTCACGGTGTAACGCGAGTCCTCGCCTACAAAAAAACTGATTTTCAGGAAATGTACGTCGTGGAAACCGGCGCTTACGGCAAAGGATTGGTACTCGACGGCAAATGGCAATCATGCACCGGCGACGAGTTTCTCTACCACGAGCCACTCGTACACCCCGCTATGATATTTCAGGGGGAACCCAAGAAAGTGCTCGTCCTCGGCGGCGGTGAAGGCGCAACAGTGCGGGAAGTGCTGCGCTGGAAAAGCGTTGAGAAAGTCGCCATGATTGACATTGATGGCGAAGTGGTGGAAGCTTGCCGCCAGCATTTGCCGGAAATGCACCAAAATGCTTTTGACGATCCTCGTACCGAAGTTGTCATCGGTGACGCTTTGCATTTCTTAGATACCACCGATGAGCAATGGGATGTGGTCATTTCCGATCTCTCCGATCCCATCGAATCTGGGCCATCTTTCCAGCTATTTACGAAGGAATATTTCGAGAAAGTCCAGCGCGTGCTCTCACCAACCGGGTTTTTTGTGGTGCAAGCAGGGCCGGTTTCTCCGTCTGAAATGAAGCTTCACGCCCGAATTGTGCGAACTCTCAACTCGGTTTTCCCCAACGTGAAATCTTACACCAGCTACATCCCCACCTATGGATCTCCTTGGGGTTTTGCGCTAGCTTCTGCCTCGCCGATTAATACCCGTCCTGAGCCGGTTAAAATTGACGAAATTTTAGCTGAGCACACCACTGGCGGGTTGCGGATGTTTGACGGCACGACCCTGCTGGGAATTTTGCAGGTGCCGGCTCATTTGCGGCGGGCGATTGAGTCAGAAACTCAAGTTTATACAATGGCAGAACCTCCGAAATTCTTCGGTAAAGGATCTGTCAGTAAAGGTGAGAATGCTTAA
- a CDS encoding polysaccharide deacetylase family protein, with amino-acid sequence MAERDSIGWQQQTLFALAAAAGLFSIGMHLPWRQALSQNPLLAAIQSTGQKQPTPAEVRARTVGPPAPLIYSPPARFQGQIIYHSQLPSKEKVIALTFDDGPWIETPKVLGILKEYDVKATFFMIGQHVQTYPDIAKQVVAAGHALGNHTWHHYTHQMDGATAAAEIDNTSNRIFQVTGVKTQLFRPPAGRLENGLAEYARNQKNSVVMWSVDPLDWLESTSPQSLVKAVLDNAQPGGIVLLHDGGGNRTRTLQALPPIIAELKQRGYRFVSVQELLEMEDREMNAIDEVEAKAKADNLKQQL; translated from the coding sequence ATGGCAGAGCGTGACTCAATTGGCTGGCAGCAACAAACATTATTTGCACTCGCTGCCGCCGCCGGCTTGTTCAGCATCGGTATGCACTTACCTTGGCGGCAAGCTTTATCTCAAAATCCACTCCTAGCAGCCATCCAATCCACCGGGCAGAAACAGCCAACCCCAGCAGAAGTCAGGGCACGAACCGTGGGTCCTCCAGCCCCCCTGATCTATTCACCGCCGGCAAGATTTCAAGGACAGATTATCTATCATTCCCAACTGCCTAGTAAAGAAAAAGTCATTGCCCTCACCTTTGATGATGGGCCGTGGATAGAAACGCCAAAAGTGTTAGGAATTTTAAAAGAATATGACGTGAAGGCTACTTTCTTCATGATTGGGCAACACGTACAAACCTATCCAGATATTGCTAAACAAGTTGTTGCAGCAGGGCACGCACTTGGCAATCACACTTGGCATCATTACACCCATCAGATGGATGGGGCGACAGCAGCAGCAGAAATTGACAATACATCGAATCGCATTTTCCAGGTGACGGGGGTAAAAACCCAGCTTTTTCGCCCACCGGCAGGCCGGCTGGAGAATGGCTTAGCCGAGTACGCACGAAACCAGAAGAATTCGGTTGTTATGTGGTCAGTAGATCCTCTGGACTGGTTGGAAAGTACCTCGCCACAATCATTAGTAAAAGCGGTACTTGATAATGCCCAGCCGGGTGGAATTGTGCTATTGCATGATGGGGGAGGCAACCGCACAAGAACATTGCAAGCTTTGCCGCCAATTATTGCTGAATTGAAACAGCGTGGCTACCGATTTGTATCAGTACAGGAGTTGCTAGAAATGGAAGATCGGGAAATGAACGCGATAGATGAAGTTGAAGCTAAAGCTAAAGCAGACAATTTGAAACAGCAACTTTGA
- a CDS encoding NADP(H)-dependent aldo-keto reductase gives MQYKQLGQSDLSISEICLGTMTYGQQSTIEEAHQQLDYAVACGVNFIDAAEMYPVPARQETQGLTEEYIGQWLTKQERDRLIIATKIAGPTRSMSWIRGKNRAINRRNVEQAVNDSLKRLQTDYIDLYQIHWPDRYVPLFGQTVYEPNLERETIPIAEQLTIFADLIKAGKIRYLGLSNETPWGVCQFCHLSKQLGLSPVVSIQNAYNLLNRVFEGALAETCRRENVGLLAYSPLGFGTLTGKYQQASPANARMTLFSNFSSRYLKPNITEAVAAYVEIAGKYHLSPAKMALAFVRSRWFVTGTIIGATTLEQLKENLESVEVVLNQEILADLEAVHARYPNPAP, from the coding sequence ATGCAATACAAGCAACTTGGTCAAAGCGACTTATCAATTTCTGAAATTTGCCTCGGCACAATGACTTATGGGCAACAAAGCACAATTGAGGAAGCCCATCAGCAGCTTGATTATGCGGTTGCCTGTGGGGTGAATTTTATTGATGCCGCTGAAATGTATCCAGTGCCGGCACGACAAGAAACGCAGGGACTCACTGAAGAATATATTGGGCAGTGGTTAACAAAACAGGAACGGGATCGGTTAATTATCGCCACAAAAATTGCCGGCCCTACCCGCAGTATGTCTTGGATTCGAGGAAAAAATAGGGCAATTAACCGGCGCAATGTTGAGCAAGCAGTAAATGACAGCCTGAAACGACTGCAAACCGATTATATTGATTTATACCAAATTCACTGGCCAGACCGCTATGTTCCCTTGTTTGGTCAAACAGTTTATGAACCCAATTTAGAACGCGAAACTATACCCATTGCCGAACAGCTTACGATTTTTGCGGACTTAATTAAAGCCGGCAAGATTCGCTATCTAGGTTTGAGCAATGAAACGCCTTGGGGCGTGTGTCAGTTCTGTCACTTATCCAAGCAGTTAGGATTGTCGCCGGTAGTTTCCATTCAGAACGCTTATAATTTGCTCAACCGCGTCTTTGAGGGTGCCTTAGCAGAAACCTGCCGGCGCGAAAATGTGGGATTACTCGCTTACAGTCCTCTAGGATTTGGCACACTCACCGGCAAGTACCAGCAAGCGTCACCAGCAAACGCACGGATGACTTTATTTTCCAACTTTAGCAGCCGGTATCTCAAACCAAATATAACTGAGGCTGTCGCAGCTTATGTAGAAATTGCCGGCAAATATCACTTGAGTCCGGCTAAAATGGCATTGGCATTTGTCCGTTCGCGTTGGTTTGTCACCGGCACGATTATTGGGGCAACAACTCTTGAACAGTTGAAGGAAAATTTAGAAAGTGTTGAGGTGGTGCTAAATCAGGAAATTCTGGCGGATTTGGAGGCGGTACACGCTCGATATCCAAATCCAGCACCTTGA
- a CDS encoding MBOAT family protein produces MLFNSSTFIIFVLITFFIYYIPQVQKIQVPILIAASFIFYGWSSPALLILLLVSILINGITSYKVASASQTRERFFWALIGVVANLSVLALFKYGALLTNLSLKIFNVSQTPEEGLIAVLLHLPLPIGISFYTFEGISLVVDVFRHQNLVAAGTSLPTRSLVNANLKNHLVNTSFFLAFFPQILSGPIVRANDFYNQVKPKFIQNIPWPIVFRSLVYGYFLKMVVADNLKDYTFWINYPYYQGLGTLTNLVLLFGYSMQIFADFAGYSLIAIGLGAAFGYTLPDNFNFPYISRSLSEFWRRWHISLSTWLRDYLYVPLGGNRKGEVRTYINLMVVMTLGGLWHGAAWSYAVWGIFHGIGLALERFFFGRLKSSKKPQDELPAWKKFWIDSLQVLFVFCFVSLGWLLFKLPRFEQAMDFLMTLSRNIWIKPDFNHILPVFILSLPVILYHLPHFPTLQTSQTKSLNTVKTKRWRLLEDVVMGIMVALLILNKGSANEFIYFQF; encoded by the coding sequence ATGTTATTTAATAGCTCAACTTTTATCATTTTCGTTTTAATTACTTTCTTTATTTATTATATTCCCCAAGTTCAAAAAATACAAGTTCCGATCTTAATTGCTGCTAGCTTCATCTTTTATGGTTGGAGTTCACCGGCACTTCTCATTTTACTCCTTGTGTCGATCCTGATTAATGGCATTACTAGCTACAAAGTTGCCAGCGCTTCTCAAACCCGGGAGCGTTTTTTTTGGGCATTGATCGGAGTCGTTGCCAATTTATCGGTTCTCGCTCTTTTTAAGTACGGCGCATTACTTACCAACCTTTCCCTTAAAATCTTTAACGTATCCCAGACACCGGAAGAAGGTTTAATTGCGGTACTTCTACATTTACCTTTACCAATAGGGATTTCGTTTTATACATTTGAAGGAATTAGTTTGGTAGTTGACGTATTTCGTCATCAAAATTTGGTGGCAGCAGGAACCTCGCTGCCGACCCGTTCCTTGGTTAACGCTAATTTGAAAAATCACTTAGTTAACACTTCATTCTTTCTGGCCTTCTTTCCGCAGATTTTATCAGGGCCAATCGTGAGGGCAAATGATTTTTATAACCAAGTCAAGCCTAAGTTTATTCAAAATATCCCTTGGCCGATTGTTTTCCGTTCTTTAGTTTACGGATATTTTTTAAAAATGGTCGTTGCCGATAATTTAAAAGACTATACATTTTGGATTAACTATCCCTACTATCAAGGATTAGGAACCCTAACAAATTTAGTCTTGCTGTTCGGCTACTCAATGCAAATTTTTGCAGATTTCGCCGGCTACTCTTTAATTGCAATCGGTTTAGGTGCCGCCTTTGGTTATACCCTACCGGACAACTTCAATTTTCCTTATATTTCTCGCTCCCTTTCTGAATTTTGGCGACGCTGGCACATCTCCTTATCAACTTGGTTGCGAGATTACTTATATGTCCCTTTGGGAGGTAATCGAAAAGGGGAAGTTAGAACTTACATTAATTTGATGGTTGTAATGACTTTGGGAGGACTCTGGCACGGCGCAGCTTGGAGTTACGCAGTCTGGGGGATTTTTCATGGCATTGGACTGGCATTGGAAAGGTTCTTTTTTGGCCGGCTAAAATCGAGTAAAAAACCTCAAGACGAGTTGCCGGCTTGGAAAAAGTTTTGGATTGATTCACTTCAAGTTTTATTCGTTTTCTGCTTTGTTTCCTTGGGATGGCTTTTGTTTAAATTGCCTCGGTTTGAACAAGCTATGGACTTTTTGATGACTTTGTCTCGAAATATCTGGATCAAGCCGGATTTTAACCATATCCTTCCTGTGTTCATTTTGTCGCTGCCGGTTATCCTGTATCATTTACCTCATTTTCCTACCTTACAAACTTCTCAAACTAAAAGTTTAAATACTGTAAAGACGAAGCGCTGGCGTCTGCTAGAAGACGTGGTGATGGGGATCATGGTGGCACTTTTAATTTTGAATAAGGGGAGCGCTAATGAGTTTATCTACTTCCAATTCTGA
- a CDS encoding tetratricopeptide repeat protein, translated as MKSRYWLLICILFILSVKAIQFKSDLAEGWNNRGITLDRLKRYDDAVASYDKAIQIKPDLAAVWYNRGNALSKLKRYEEAVASYDKTIQFKPNDPDAWNNRGIALRYLKRYEEAVASYDKAIQFNPNDPDAWHNRGIALDELKDYEEAVASYDKAIQFKPNFADAWYNQGIALRYLKRYEEAVASYDKAIQFKPNDPDAWHNRGITLSELKRYEEAVTSYDKAIKIKPDLAEAWYNRGFVLDELKRYDDAVASYDKAIKIKPDYAEAWNNRGFALDELKRYDDAVASYDKAIQFKPDLADAWNNRGAALYLQGRNKEALESIEKALQINPNFQKAQNSKKIILQQFGR; from the coding sequence ATGAAATCTCGATATTGGCTCCTTATCTGCATCCTTTTCATTTTATCTGTCAAGGCAATTCAATTTAAGTCTGACTTGGCTGAAGGTTGGAATAACCGAGGCATTACATTAGATAGGTTAAAACGCTACGATGATGCGGTTGCCTCTTATGATAAGGCCATTCAAATTAAGCCTGACTTGGCTGCTGTTTGGTATAATCGAGGTAATGCGCTAAGTAAGTTAAAACGCTACGAAGAAGCAGTTGCTTCTTATGACAAGACAATTCAATTTAAGCCAAATGATCCTGATGCTTGGAATAACCGAGGTATTGCGCTAAGGTACTTGAAACGCTACGAAGAAGCAGTTGCTTCTTATGATAAGGCCATTCAATTTAATCCAAATGATCCTGATGCTTGGCATAATCGAGGCATTGCGCTAGATGAGTTAAAAGACTACGAAGAAGCGGTTGCTTCTTATGATAAGGCCATTCAATTTAAGCCTAACTTTGCTGATGCTTGGTATAATCAAGGCATTGCCTTAAGGTACTTAAAACGCTATGAAGAAGCGGTTGCTTCTTATGACAAGGCCATTCAATTTAAGCCAAATGATCCTGATGCTTGGCATAATCGAGGCATTACGCTAAGTGAATTGAAACGCTACGAAGAAGCGGTTACTTCTTATGATAAGGCAATTAAAATTAAGCCTGACTTGGCTGAGGCTTGGTATAACCGAGGCTTTGTGCTAGATGAGTTGAAACGCTACGATGATGCGGTTGCTTCTTATGATAAGGCAATTAAAATTAAGCCTGATTATGCTGAGGCTTGGAATAACCGAGGCTTTGCGCTAGATGAGTTGAAACGCTACGATGATGCGGTTGCTTCTTATGACAAGGCCATTCAATTTAAGCCTGACTTGGCTGATGCGTGGAATAACAGAGGAGCTGCGCTATATTTGCAGGGACGAAATAAAGAAGCCCTTGAGTCTATAGAGAAGGCGCTGCAAATTAATCCCAACTTTCAAAAAGCCCAAAATTCAAAAAAAATTATTTTACAACAGTTTGGGCGCTAA
- a CDS encoding RNA-binding protein — translation MSIYVGNLSYEVTQEDLVSVFAEYGTVKRVNLPTDRETGRPRGFGFVEMETDAEETAAIEALDGAEWMGRDLKVNKAKPREDGGGGGRGGGGNRGGGGGYGGRSSRDRY, via the coding sequence ATGTCGATCTATGTAGGTAACTTGTCCTACGAAGTAACGCAAGAGGATCTCGTCTCTGTTTTTGCTGAGTACGGAACCGTCAAGCGGGTTAATCTGCCCACCGATCGTGAAACAGGTCGCCCACGCGGTTTTGGTTTTGTCGAAATGGAAACCGATGCTGAAGAAACAGCGGCAATAGAAGCTTTAGATGGCGCTGAGTGGATGGGTCGTGACCTCAAAGTAAACAAAGCCAAACCCCGTGAAGATGGAGGGGGCGGAGGTCGCGGCGGTGGAGGAAACCGAGGCGGCGGCGGCGGTTACGGCGGAAGATCCTCGCGAGACCGTTACTAA
- a CDS encoding methyltransferase domain-containing protein: protein MEREDKIKEQFDRAAGAYSTSPIFAKGHDLKLMVEAAKPAADMTVLDVGCAAGHTAFAFAPHVREVIGVDISQGMLAEASQQADARNITNVNFQEAIASSLPFADQQFDIVTCRYVAHHFPSLMPAMTEMCRVLKAGGQFLLVDIISPEEPELAAFINQVELLRDPSHSRDWMISEWQAAGEEIGMPLNAIAQWDLPIDFADWTARQQTPPDAITQLETLLDSASPAVQSAFSIVKKPQRSFHLWSVLLQGTK, encoded by the coding sequence ATGGAACGGGAAGACAAAATTAAAGAACAGTTTGATCGCGCTGCCGGCGCTTATAGCACGTCGCCAATTTTTGCGAAAGGACACGATCTTAAACTGATGGTAGAAGCCGCAAAACCGGCAGCCGATATGACGGTTCTCGATGTCGGATGTGCAGCCGGCCACACTGCATTTGCCTTCGCACCTCACGTCCGAGAAGTTATCGGGGTCGATATCAGTCAGGGAATGCTTGCAGAAGCCTCCCAGCAAGCCGATGCGCGAAATATTACCAATGTGAATTTCCAAGAAGCGATCGCATCCTCACTTCCGTTTGCAGATCAGCAATTTGATATCGTTACCTGCCGGTATGTTGCTCATCATTTTCCTAGTTTAATGCCGGCAATGACTGAAATGTGCCGAGTCCTCAAAGCCGGGGGACAGTTTCTTTTAGTAGATATCATTTCACCCGAAGAACCGGAACTCGCAGCCTTTATTAACCAAGTTGAATTGCTGCGCGATCCGTCTCACAGTCGTGACTGGATGATCTCCGAGTGGCAGGCAGCAGGAGAAGAGATCGGAATGCCATTAAATGCGATTGCACAATGGGACTTACCGATTGATTTTGCCGACTGGACGGCGCGGCAGCAGACGCCACCCGATGCGATCACCCAACTTGAAACACTTTTAGATAGCGCCTCGCCGGCAGTCCAGTCAGCCTTTTCAATTGTCAAAAAACCTCAGCGTTCATTCCACCTTTGGTCAGTTCTTTTGCAAGGAACGAAATAA